The region GCCTGATGTAGGATAAAGCGTATTCAGTTTCTCCAGTTTCTACTTTTAATCGTAGAGCGCTTTGTAAATGCTCAGGAAATTTGGTTATACGGGCTGTTTCAAGAAACTTATCAGAATATTTTTTCATATTTAAGCTGTCTTTGGCATCTTTATAAAAACGAGTCAAGTGGTTGTAACTGGATATCATTCCATTGGGGTATTGATCTTTTAATCTTAAGTCTAATGCCTCTAACATGCCTTTTTCTGCGTTGGGTATGTGGAGTTGAGATTCAATAAAACTCAAATTACTCAATGTTCTTGCAATCTCTACCGTATTAGCACTTTCTAAGGCTTTGTTATAGGCGGCTTTATAAAAAGATAAAGCGGTTTCTAGTTCGTTTTTGAATTCGTAGACGTATCCCTTGTTATTCAATAGGACCGCTCTATCAGCAGGTAAGCTGGCTGTGGTTAAGGCTTCATCATAAAGAGCTAATGATTGTGAATAATCCTTCCTTTCCCTATAAATTTTGGCCAACTCACCAATGGAAGTGGTGTAACAAATCTCAGTCCAGGCGGTTTTATTTTCAAGCTCAGCTAAGAGATCTATGCATTCTAGATGTAAGAGCTCACTTTCAGAGGTATAGCCCAATCGCATTTGTATACGTGCCAGATTTTGAATAGCATAAATGTACCTAGTTCTATCTTCTTTTTTTTTAGAATTATCTATCTTAAGCTGTGTAAAGAATTGATAAGCTTTAGCCAGGTCATTAGATTTTAACGGGTTGCTAATTTTGTTGGAGTAATAAGATAAACTATCGGTTTCTTGAGCATTTGATGTAGAGCTCAAAAAAGATAAAAGACAAAAAAAGAGGAATGAAGTTAAGGTTGCTTTCATGTCTCTAAAATACTACCTAAATTTAAAATGTAGGATTAATCTTTATAATTATCTACAGGAGGTGGCGGTGGAGGAGGTGTTTCAACCGTTCCTTCATTTTTAGCAATTATAATTTATTTGATTTTTCGGTATTATTTTTTAGCATATAAAAATGGGTACGTTTATTCAAAAGGGTTTGTTGTCCATACCGTTAGCTCGGGAATAAAGCCTTTGTTGCGCATTTCTACAATCGATATAATAGTATGTGCAATATCTTCTGGTCCTAGCTTGTTAAATTGTTCTTTATGGTCTTCACGATTTTCTCGTGATCGATACCTAAATGCAGTTGTAACTTCACTTGGGTTTACTAAAGTTACGCGACTATTATATTTTCGTAATTCAGCCTGCCAAGATTGCGTCATTGCTCTAACTGCAAACTTTGATACAGCAAAAACTGAACCTTGTGCAAAACCTTTTTGGCTAGCGCTTCCTCCACTATTTATAATAGTGCCAGTGCTTACTTCCTAAAATTAGAGTCTGATGATTTTTCTCAAACTATAAAGCTTATCAAAAAGTAAGTTTTCTAACGCTTTAAAAAGCCGCTTGATCTCAGAAGGTAAAGCGGTTTTTTGACGACTCATTTTCCATCTTAGAATTTAAACACTAGACAGTTACTAGTAGTGTTTTATGGGTTAGTATTCTTCTCGCTTTCGCGAAAGCGGTACCCACACAAAACCTATAACCTATAAGAGGTATCATATCCTATTCTAAAAATTATATAGGATGCAGAGGAGGTGTCTTGAAAGACTAGAGGGGTTTATTTTTTATAGCCTTATCACGCTATTTTCACCTCCAGCATAGTCATTCCATGCATAAGAATCTGCTTCTTCTTCATTTAAATAAGCACCATCCACGAGGTATTTAAATTCATAAGAATTAGAAGTTTCTAAGTCAACGGTTGTTTTAAAGCTTCCATTTTTTAATTTTTTAAGAGGAGTTGCTTGATCATTCCAGTTGTTAAAACTTCCTAC is a window of Nonlabens sp. MB-3u-79 DNA encoding:
- a CDS encoding isoamylase early set domain-containing protein yields the protein MALKKQFLKSKPVCKVTFMLPVEEATNVAVVGSFNNWNDQATPLKKLKNGSFKTTVDLETSNSYEFKYLVDGAYLNEEEADSYAWNDYAGGENSVIRL
- a CDS encoding tetratricopeptide repeat-containing sensor histidine kinase is translated as MKATLTSFLFFCLLSFLSSTSNAQETDSLSYYSNKISNPLKSNDLAKAYQFFTQLKIDNSKKKEDRTRYIYAIQNLARIQMRLGYTSESELLHLECIDLLAELENKTAWTEICYTTSIGELAKIYRERKDYSQSLALYDEALTTASLPADRAVLLNNKGYVYEFKNELETALSFYKAAYNKALESANTVEIARTLSNLSFIESQLHIPNAEKGMLEALDLRLKDQYPNGMISSYNHLTRFYKDAKDSLNMKKYSDKFLETARITKFPEHLQSALRLKVETGETEYALSYIRLNDSLNNMEEEQRNNFNYYVYQYDKKEKDLKNSQLDNERLLYLLLFIALASLSIYFILSYQHKKEKLQEVYNTETRISRKIHDEVANDVYHVMTQLQTGSNSNIELLDHLENIYKRTRDISKQNSSIDLHIPYTELLSDLLLSYKNENVTVITKGLQLMDWKNLKDIQKPAIYRVLQELLTNMRKHSEASFVFINFSSTGNSISINYKDNGVGAQLIKGNGLQNMENRVHSINGSITFESEIGNGFKAIIRI
- a CDS encoding SDR family NAD(P)-dependent oxidoreductase, with the translated sequence MINSGGSASQKGFAQGSVFAVSKFAVRAMTQSWQAELRKYNSRVTLVNPSEVTTAFRYRSRENREDHKEQFNKLGPEDIAHTIISIVEMRNKGFIPELTVWTTNPFE